In Phaseolus vulgaris cultivar G19833 chromosome 7, P. vulgaris v2.0, whole genome shotgun sequence, the genomic stretch GGAATGTAACATGAGGATGACACTGTATTTAGTATTTCAGAAAAATATTAGCAAAGAAAGCCCCCATATCCCATTTAAGAATAGCAGTCAAATACAGACATATATTGCAATATTTAAGTCAGAGTAGGATAAGTAACTCATCCATTACCAATCATGTTACAAGATAACTGCGTGGCTAAGAGCTATTTAATGTTCCACAATCATAACCTGTCTTGTTCAAAATTTGACTAGCTAAGAATGTAGCCAAGATGTTTTCCCTCAAAAAAGTAACAATTTTGGACTCAGTCTGCTGAATACGACCCAACATATAATCTGTAGCAGTGACATCAATGCTTCTCCATCTTCTCtcccttgcatatttcttcaagctttcctcaaTCCTTTTGTAATGcacctcttcttcatctttctcTTTCATATCTCTTCCTGCTTCTTTGGAAAAGGCCTCAGCCAAGCATCTGGCTAAAACAACCCCATCCTCTAAAGCACAACACCCTCCCTGCCCAAGGTCAGGAGTCATGGGGTGGAGAGCATCTCCAGCAATGCAAACATTGCCCTTACTAATATTCCCCATCATCAGATCCCAGGGATGTCTATATCGCAGTGGAGCTGATATTAAACTCTCTTCTTCCGTTTTTTCTATGAAGGCTCTAGCATCACTTGGCATGTTCTCAAGCTTTTTTAACACATATTGTTTCAGTTTGGCAGGGTTCTCTGCTAGCTCTTTCTCTGCAAGGAAATCAAAGGTGACAACCGTAAGCATATTTTAAATGTCTTTACCATATCTAGTGAATGAATGATATGATATTTTCTCAGTACAAGTTTCCACAGTAAAGAACTTGTGTTTGTGAAAAATAACCTTGGCTGGTGGGTTTCCAATTGAAAAACCCGCACACCGTCTTTTCATCACAAGGAACAGCACCAGCTCGAATACCATTgccaaaaaataatattttgttcatgGTTGAAATTTATAGTAatacatatattataattaattttacatttctgatata encodes the following:
- the LOC137827947 gene encoding monooxygenase 2-like, which gives rise to MNKILFFGNGIRAGAVPCDEKTVCGFFNWKPTSQEKELAENPAKLKQYVLKKLENMPSDARAFIEKTEEESLISAPLRYRHPWDLMMGNISKGNVCIAGDALHPMTPDLGQGGCCALEDGVVLARCLAEAFSKEAGRDMKEKDEEEVHYKRIEESLKKYARERRWRSIDVTATDYMLGRIQQTESKIVTFLRENILATFLASQILNKTGYDCGTLNSS